One genomic region from Cardiocondyla obscurior isolate alpha-2009 linkage group LG19, Cobs3.1, whole genome shotgun sequence encodes:
- the LOC139110212 gene encoding SOSS complex subunit C homolog: MAFSQSNSRELQNRKILEELQLKKQMLLKQGVTPALNTSLGVASTGSVSNIATQSNDGVTMSASQRAALHNAHAASFGYFVTQDSSFGNLILPVLPRFDNK, from the exons aTGGCTTTTTCACAGTCAAATTCAAGAG AATTGCAGAATAGAAAGATTTTGGAGGAGCTACAGCTGAAAAAGCAGATGCTTCTGAAGCAGGGAGTTACACCAGCCTTAAATACTTCATTAGGAGTTGCATCAACTGGTTCTGTATCAAATATA GCAACTCAATCTAATGATGGTGTAACAATGAGTGCATCACAAAGAGCAGCATTGCATAATGCTCATGCAGCTTCTTTTGGATATTTTGTTACACAGGATTCTTCCTTTGGAAATCTAATATTACCAGTTCTCCCTAGATTTGACAATAAATGA
- the Aldh7a1 gene encoding putative aldehyde dehydrogenase family 7 member A1 homolog isoform X3, with protein sequence MSRLLLRKSGCYISQSKMTRHLVTDPKYGFLKQLGINVENPGLYDGRWGGSGKLVESISPATGKVIAKVRESTPQEASNAVTEARKAWPQWAAIPMPVRGDIVRQIGDELRRNLEPLGRLVSLEMGKILPEGIGEVQEFIDICDYAVGLSRTLPGSLFPSERKNHALLEKWNPLGVVGVISAFNFPIAVYGWNSAIAMVCGNTIVWKEASSTSLVAIATTKIIASVLERNGIPGSVASLITGGPEVGETLVNDKRVPLVSFTGSTNVGRQVALKVQQRFGRSLLELGGNNALIIAQDADLEMAVRAAVFSCVGTAGQRCTTTRRLILHKKIKNEFLGKLKTAYKSILERVGDPLDDGVLYGPLHNQAAVDAYKATIQKAVKTGGTIEFGGKQIERAGFYVEPTIISGLPVSAEVVQQETFAPIVYILEANSLEEAIDLNNSVEQGLSSSLFTKSIGNVFQWIGPHGSDCGIVNVNIGTSGAEIGGAFGGEKATGGGRESGSDAWKHYMRRATITINYGNELPLAQGIKFE encoded by the exons ATGTCACGCTTATTGTTACGAAAAAGTGGTTGCTACATTTCTCAATCCAAAATGACGAGACATTTAGTGACCGATCCAAAGTACGGATTTTTAAAGCAATTGGGCATCAATGTCGAAAATCCTGGTCTCTATGACGGAAGGTGGGGAGGATCTGGCAAG tTGGTAGAATCGATATCGCCGGCAACCGGCAAAGTGATAGCGAAAGTACGCGAGTCCACACCGCAAGAAGCTAGCAATGCTGTAACAGAAGCGCGCAAAGCTTGGCCGCAATGGGCAGCTATTCCAATGCCAGTCAGAGGCGATATCGTACGGCAAATTGGAGATGAACTTAGGAGAAATTTGGAACCGTTGGGACGCTTAGTATCTTTAGAAATGG GAAAGATATTACCAGAAGGCATAGGCGAGGTCCAGGAATTCATTGATATATGTGATTATGCGGTCGGCTTATCGCGGACATTACCCGGTAGTTTATTTCCatcggaaagaaaaaatcacGCGCTTCTAGAAAAATGGAATCCCTTGGGCGTAGTCGGAGTCATCTCCGCCTTCAATTTTCCCATTgcg GTATATGGCTGGAACAGCGCTATCGCTATGGTTTGTGGTAACACAATCGTCTGGAAAGAAGCGTCGAGCACATCTTTAGTAGCCATCGCAACCACAAAGATAATTGCGAGTGTCTTGGAACGCAATGGTATCCCGGGTTCCGTCGCATCCTTAATCACGGGTGGACCGGAAGTCGGAGAGACTCTCGTGAACGACAAACG GGTACCTCTCGTTTCGTTTACCGGAAGCACAAACGTGGGAAGACAAGTGGCTCTTAAAGTTCAGCAAAGATTTGGAAGATCTCTATTGGAACTTGGTGGTAACAACGCATTAATCA TTGCACAGGATGCCGATTTAGAAATGGCAGTGAGAGCAGCGGTCTTCTCATGCGTTGGAACAGCCGGACAAAGATGTACCACTACCCGAAGATTAATACtgcacaaaaaaataaaaaatgaatttttag gAAAACTAAAAACGGCATATAAAAGCATATTGGAAAGAGTCGGAGACCCATTAGATGACGGTGTGCTTTATGGACCGTTGCACAATCAAGCAGCAGTTGACGCATATAAA GCAACAATTCAGAAAGCTGTAAAGACCGGTGGGACGATAGAATTCGGTGGAAAACAAATAGAGCGAGCTGGTTTTTATGTCGAGCCGACGATTATTTCGGGTTTGCCGGTTAGTGCAGAGGTGGTGCAACAAGAAACTTTTGCTCCGATTGTGTACATCTTAGAGGCGAACTCTCTGGAAGAAGCTATTGACCTTAATAATAGTGTAGAACAAGGATTGAGCAGTAGTCTTTTTACTAAAAGTATTGGAAATGTATTTcag TGGATCGGCCCTCACGGATCAGATTGCGGAATAGTTAACGTCAACATCGGTACCAGCGGCGCCGAGATAGGCGGCGCGTTTGGCGGTGAAAAAGCTACAGGTGGAGGTCGCGAAAGTGGCAGTGACGCATGGAAACATTACATGAGACGTGCCACCATCACGATCAATTACGGGAACGAGCTACCTTTAGCTCAGGGCATCAAATTTGAATAA
- the LOC139110207 gene encoding rRNA N(6)-adenosine-methyltransferase Mettl5-like, which translates to MAGLRLRQLEEYLQQLDVFENPKISLEQYATSAHIASHLLYTAQSQFNDIEGKNVADLGSGCGTLSLGAKMLGAEYVIGFEIDSDAIDIQYKNCSDLELFVEIIQCDVLQYLPGKFEKYFDTVIMNPPFGTKNNAGIDIKFLETAIKLSTNAVYSLHKSSTRDYVLSKAMQLGARGTVIAELRYDLPRAYKFHKKASVDIQVDFIRFELKH; encoded by the exons ATGGCTGGGCTCAGACTTCGTCAATTGGAGGAGTATCTGCAGCAGTTAGATGTATTTGAAAACCCAAAAATTTCACTTGAACAGTATGCCACCAGTGCACATATTGCCTCTCATTTATTATATACTGCACAGTCACAGTTTAATGACATAGAAGGTAAAAATGTAGCAGATTTAGGCTCCGGATGTGGGACATTGTCATTAGGTGCCAAAATGCTTGGTGCTGAATATGTAATTGGATTTGAAATAGATTCTGATGCAATCGATATACAGTACAAAAACTGTAGTGACTTAGAACTCTTTGTCGAAATAATACAATGTGATGTATTGCAATATTTACCAg GAAAATTCGAAAAGTACTTTGATACTGTTATAATGAATCCACCATTCGGTACCAAAAACAATGCCGGCATCGACATAAAGTTCCTGGAAACGGCAATCAAACTTTCCACTAACGCAGTTTACTCTCTGCATAAGAGCAGTACACGGGATTACGTTCTATCGAAGGCAATGCAGCTCGGCGCAAGAGGAACAGTGATAGCTGAACTCAGATATGACTTGCCAAGAGCTTATAAATTTCATAAGAAAGCGTCCGTCGACATTCAAGTGGattttatacgatttgaaTTAAAGCACtga